One genomic region from Quercus robur chromosome 4, dhQueRobu3.1, whole genome shotgun sequence encodes:
- the LOC126721577 gene encoding F-box protein At3g07870-like — protein sequence MTNESRLAFGFGFHPGTNEYKVVRIVEQEQPTSLEQRIEVFTLGKPMWMINRKNPFLLRMQPYAASFNGALHWLGQDKQNGSTIIVSFDLESENFQQIPTPDNCKSRLDRKDWRVVVLGGCLCMVDYNDHKRADIWSMKIYGVKESWIKEYTVMPFERLIGPSRPLCVLPNRNILIELQYLPESLYAYSVDLMTIYKIRVRDLPPRHSCRVVSVVDDTL from the coding sequence ATGACTAATGAAAGCAGGTTGGCTTTTGGGTTTGGTTTCCATCCCGGAACCAATGAGTATAAGGTGGTCAGAATAGTGGAACAAGAACAGCCTACGAGTTTGGAACAACGAATTGAGGTGTTCACTCTTGGCAAACCCATGTGGATGATCAACAGAAAGAACCCGTTCTTGCTTCGGATGCAACCCTATGCAGCTTCGTTTAATGGAGCACTACACTGGTTAGGCCAAGATAAGCAAAATGGTTCAACAATTATAGTTTCATTCGATTTGGAGTCCGAAAATTTTCAACAGATTCCAACTCCAGATAATTGTAAATCTAGACTGGATAGGAAAGATTGGCGCGTTGTAGTTCTAGGAGGGTGTCTCTGTATGGTTGATTATAATGACCACAAAAGGGCTGACATATGGTCAATGAAGATTTATGGTGTAAAGGAGTCTTGGATTAAAGAATACACCGTGATGCCTTTTGAACGTTTGATAGGACCAAGTCGACCTCTATGTGTACTGCCAAATCGCAACATTTTGATCGAGTTGCAATATCTCCCAGAGAGTTTGTATGCTTATAGTGTAGATTTGATGACAATCTACAAGATAAGAGTTCGTGACCTCCCCCCTCGCCATTCATGCCGAGTAGTTTCTGTTGTTGATGATACTCTTTGA